The genomic region GCTGAACACGATGAGAGAGTTCCTGCTGGAACAGTGTTGGAACGCTTCATGAAGCAGAAGAAGCAcgaagacaaactgaacacagGATTCATATTTTGAAAGTTCTTGAACACTGATTACATATTTGAGCTGTCAGTGTGAATCTTCTGCTCGTTTCACTTCTTCATCatgattttcttctttgtgaAGATTTTCAGTATAaattattgtttgtgtgtttggatggTTTAGTTTGAAAGTCTGTATCAAAATGTTCCATTTCTCCTCAGCAACAGTtcctctgctgaaaaacactctGAGAGCTGAAAAGAGGATGAAGACAAACTCTACACAGGTCTCATATTTCACTCTGAGTGCCTACTCTGACACTGGGCTTTTGAAATATCTCTACtttatgattattttgtctttatatattttgattgtcaGTGCCAACCTTCTGCTCATCGTGGTTATCTGTATGAACAGGAGCTTACATGAACCTATGTACATGTTCCTGTGCagtctgtttgtaaatgaactgTATGGTAGTTCAGGGTTGTTTCCGTTCCTTCTGACTCAGATTCTCTCTGACATTCACACTGTTTCtgcttcattttgtttcctgcagaTCTTCTTGTTATACTCTTACGGTGCTGTTGAATATTTAAACCTAGCCGTCATGTCTTATGACAGATATCTTGCTATCTGTTGTCCTCTGCAGTACAACAGCCGGATGACATCTAAAAGAATCGGCCTGCTTGTTGCTCTAACGTGGGTTTGCTCTTTCCTCCTGTGTGTTGTGATGACATCCTTGAGTAACTCTTTACAGCTGTGTGGGAACATTATTGAGAAAGTTTACTGTGATAACTACTCTGTAGTGAAACTGTCCTGCTCTGACACCACAGTCAACAACATCTATGGACTCATCATTACGGCCCTCTCAATCTTTGGTCCTCTAACTTTAATTCTCTACACGTACATGAGGATccttaaagtttgtttttccgGCTCTAAACAGACGAGACAGAAAGCCGTCAGCACCTGCACACCTCACCTCGCTTCTCTGCTCAACTTCTCTTGTGGGgcttgttttgaaatattacaGAGCAGGTTTGATATGAACAGTGTTCCTAATATGTTGAGAATTGTTCTGTCCTTGTACTGGCTCACATGCCAGCCTCTGTTCAACCCTTTACTGTACGGTCTGAATATGTCCAAAATCCGCATCATATGTAAAAGTCTTGTCTATTAATGACCTCTGACAGATTTCAGTGTTTGCAAAGACACTGataatgtttgatttgttttaaagtataaataaatggtCTTGTATTTTTATGCTGCTTTTCCAGTCcactgaccgctcaaagcactttacaacacttaacacattcacacactgatgacggaggcgccacctgctcatcaggagcagtttggggctcagcacacttcaacatgcagctgcaggaaacgggatttgaaccagtgaccttccgattactagacgacccgctctacctcctgagctacagctgcccaaACATGACAGCTGAAGTTCAGCTGCATTCATTGTGAAACGTGTttcatcaaaataaatcagtaacATTATCACATGTTTGACAAAGATGTTGTTTATGATGTCTGTAAAGTCTGTGTAGTTAGAAAAGCTCAGTGAGTTTGTAAAGGCTCACCTTGTGTTAGTGTAGAGATCTGCTGCAGAACCTGTGGAGTCCTGACAGAACCACTGATGCAGACGTCATTCACAAACTATATTCATGTGAGGATCCGGCAATAAGATGCAAATGGAATTGTTTTCATTCTCTTGCAAAACCTTTGTAGCATCCTTTAAAGGTTGTatgtgtgtaatttatataattCAATATATGTAGTATGTAACTttatctgttttcatttatgcTCAGTAAATATGAAATATCATAGAGGGTGAATCATTTAGATTATACACATTATAAAGGACACGTGAAATCACAGTCAGcatgttttattctatttctgtttctgtaaagTTGTAATAATTATTTTGTGGCATCGATAAAGACACCACGTTAGATTTGTGATGCACTGACCTTCCATCAGAAgttttttattcactgattCAAGATCATCTGCAGAGACAGTGTGGTTTATATTAATCATTATTTCTATTATTCATATATAATGAATCAGTGTCGTATCAGTGCTGGCTTAAACAAGTAGTTTGGTTTACACCATGTGGAACgtgtcatgagatgacttttgttgtgagCTGGTGCTCTTTTATATTTActcatatatataatataactaTAATATAGTTGTATTAATTCATGGCCGCGACTCAGTAATCAGCTCTGCTGCTCATCCCACAAATGCACGTTCCTTCCAAATGTGGCACCACTGAAACAGGCTTTAACATATAGGAATAACATTTATTGCCAAGATCATTATTACAACAAAGACATACAAATGTCCTTCCTTTTTGTGCTTAGTTTATAactatacatatacatatacatttgtTTCTGTCTATAGATTTCAGTGTCATGAATTTGTTAGGTTGCAATAATGTGGAGCTTAAAATCTGATATCCTGAGTAGAAAATATAAGCTGCAGTCAGCGGCCCTGTATCACAGACAGTGTGAACATATAACTGAAGCACAACACAGCCTGCTCACCTGTAATACACCTGTCTCACAGTATGGTGACCACATGAGATGCTCCTATCAATCAAAGCGACTCTGCAGGCAGCTTCAACAGGACCACTTAACTTCATGTGAGGAGCATGAAGAGTTCACAGCTGCATGTATATAACACTTTACACTCTGAGTCATTTCTGACAGAGTTGAGGCTCTACTAACATTTTAAAGGTTGCACCAACTGAAATAGTTTCATCTCAGGCAGAAGTTACAACATGGTTGTTTAAAAGGTGAATTTAACGTCACACACAAATGTTATAGTGTTGGTGAGTAAATATCTGAGGTGAGATGACTTTATCATTTACAACCAGTCTCTAAGCCTCATCATGTGCTTGTTATAGTTTATAACATCATGTGTTTCATCACCGTATGTTGCAGTTGATGCTTTCACCACTGGATGGtgctgttgttattttaaaCCAGCTGTGGATGAAGGCAGAAGGACAGCTCTCACCTCAGTGGTTGAGATGGACGTTACATCTCTACAAACAAGGACTCAGTCTCAGTTTCAAACAAAGTCTCAACGGATCATTTAGAGTGGACGTTACACTCTAACCTCAGACAGCCTACAACAACTGAGGCTCCATGTGGTGATGAAACCTTTGTGATGACTGGACGACACACTGGTCCTCCCGAGCTGCGGCCGCGGCCCGGTTTCATTGATAGTATCAGTCACATCGTCCTCCTCTGCTCATCCTGTTTGTTCTCAGACAAACTGAAACGAGAGACGGCCGAGGGACAAATCCAAACATGTAATGTCACTTTGAAGTGTGAACTTTTCTGACAGGAATTCAACTAGTTTGCTTTGACACTTTCAgcgattaaagggatattccggtgtaagtttaatccatgttctaacacaccgtgacaccgagtaaaaCCCCCCCGAGAGATCAAGTTTCCtgaccgctagcttatgtagttttagcaaacTCAGAAAATAccgcacaataacaatacactgcagtctgtgcctccaacaagaaaccaccatcaaaagccactcatagccacaaataatgctcagaacagcaccaaacgtCAGCAACAGTTTgatgcagatgtttgatgcctctaactatgtgctgagaccctgtttgtactgttgctgacgtttggtgctgttctgagcattatttgtggctatgagtggcttttgatggtggtttcttgttggaggcgtatactgcagtgtattgttatcgagCGGTATTTTCTGAGGTTGTTAAAACTACATAAGATagcggtcggaaaacttgatctctggaggggggtcttactcagtgtcacggtgtgttagaccatggattacaTTTatgccggaatatccctttaactgaaTACTATAAACTTGAGTCAGATTAAACCTGAACAAGTACATGTTCAGAACCAGAAGATTGTTCTTCTGACTCGAGTGTCTGCAGATTGAACTGTGTCAGTTCTCCTCTCAGCTGCCTGAGCACCATTACTGACCGTatgattttaaaatgacaacaaaagatCACAGGTAGTAAATGTTCTCTGATAGTGTTTGGATTTACAGTAGTTACATTTTCCATTGTTCCTTCTGTTAATGATTCCTCAGCAGGAATAAAGGCTGATTGGTCGCATCAGTCAGATCAACTGTTAAAACATAACAGAGCAAAATACAAAACCCAAGATAACTGTCGTTGTCCATCATCAACCCAACCTGTACACCATGCTGAATCCTCTTCATTActacacacacagcaaacaagaCTCGTGTCGACACAGGTGAGCTCAGGGGATGTATTCACACTATTTATTCCTTATTATTGGATGGAAACAGTCTGTTGGTGACCGAGACGTCACCACACAGCAAACGCTTACATATGTTGaatattttggacattttcagcCCGTACAGCAGTGGAGTGAAGAGAGGCTGGCATGTCAGGAAGTACAGTGATAATAAAATGGCCAACATATCAGGAACACTGCTCATATCAAACCTGCTCTGTAAGatctgaaaacaaacaccaaagGAGAAGTTGAGCAGGGAGGCGAGGTGAGGAGTGCAGGTACTGACGGCTTTCTGTCGGTTCTGTTTGGAACCAGAGAAACAAACTTTAAGAATCTTAATGTAAGTGCAGATGATTAAAAATAGAGGCATGATGACAGAGACAAAAGTGTAAAAGAGACCGTAAATGTTTTGTAGTCTGGTGTCAGAGCAGGCAAGTTTAACAACAGCGTAGTTTCCACAGTAAACTCTGTTAATGATGTTcccacacagctgcagaggagCACTCAGTGATATCGCTACAAGAATCCCAAGAAAGGGGAAAATCCATGTCAGAGCAATAAGCACAGCCACTGTTTTAGGTGTCATACGAGTGTTATACTGCAGAGGACAACAGATAGCAAGATATCTGTCATAAGACATGGCAGCTAAATTGAAATATTCAACACACCCGTACGAATACACACAGAAAATCTGCAggaaacaaagagaagcagaaacagTGTGAATGTCAGAGAGAATCTGAGTCAGAAGGAACGGAAACAACCCTGAACTACCATAcagttcatttacaaacagactGCACAGGAACATGTACATAGGTTCATGTAAGCTCCTGTTCATACAGATAACCACGATGAGAAATACATTAGCACAAACAATTagaatatataaacacataacAATCATGAAATAGAGATATTTTATGAGCCCAGTGTCAAAGTAGGCACTCAGAGTGAAATATGAGACCTGTGTAGAGTTTGTCTTCATGGTTGTGGCTCATCAATCACAACTGTTAACACATGAAGTCAACATGTCTCCTGCTCGCTGAGGTTGGTCTGCAGCTAAAGCTTCAACCACACACAGTAATGAATCAACCAGTCACCAAAGTCCTAATGGAGAGAACACCTTGAACCATGAAACAGATGGACATTGTGCTGCTTCAGTCTGTCCTGAACTTCTTTAACctgcttcagcagcagcaggctgacgTCATCACTGGAGGACCTGCTGGCTGTTCGTCACTTCTAAATGATGCCTCGCAGACGGACTCAGCTTTTGATTTGCACTGTACTTTATTGATCTATCAATATGTTTCTCTTATTGGTTGAATGTGAGAGAAAACATAAAGAAAGTCAAACACTTCTTGTTTATTGTCTCTTGAGGGAACATTGTGAGTCCCTCTGTGGATGTgattatcaaataaatacacataaaacTGCAGTCCTGTCGCTTTATATGTAAAACTGTATATATGGTTCTTTTTacatatataacaatatatgtataaaactatatacatatatatacatatatatacatacatatacatatatatatatatatatatacatatatatatatatatatatatatatatatatatatatatatatatatatatatatatatatatatatatatcctgtGTTGTATCGACCATATACTTCACAGTCTACGAGGACGCAGCGAATTTGGCCTTCTGAACACAGAGTTGCTGCCTCTCCTGCTGGGTAGGGTGCCTACATGGCCTAAGGATGCATGCACGGCGTCTGTTCTTTCCTGCATGGACACTTTTGGGACCACCCTTCCTTGGGTATCTCATCCCACTTTTCGATCCTGACAAATCAgatttctctctgctgcataGTG from Sparus aurata chromosome 2, fSpaAur1.1, whole genome shotgun sequence harbors:
- the LOC115570971 gene encoding olfactory receptor 49-like, with translation MKTNSTQVSYFTLSAYSDTGLLKYLYFMIILSLYILIVSANLLLIVVICMNRSLHEPMYMFLCSLFVNELYGSSGLFPFLLTQILSDIHTVSASFCFLQIFLLYSYGAVEYLNLAVMSYDRYLAICCPLQYNSRMTSKRIGLLVALTWVCSFLLCVVMTSLSNSLQLCGNIIEKVYCDNYSVVKLSCSDTTVNNIYGLIITALSIFGPLTLILYTYMRILKVCFSGSKQTRQKAVSTCTPHLASLLNFSCGACFEILQSRFDMNSVPNMLRIVLSLYWLTCQPLFNPLLYGLNMSKIRIICKSLVY
- the LOC115570977 gene encoding olfactory receptor 11A1-like, which encodes MKTNSTQVSYFTLSAYFDTGLIKYLYFMIVMCLYILIVCANVFLIVVICMNRSLHEPMYMFLCSLFVNELYGSSGLFPFLLTQILSDIHTVSASLCFLQIFCVYSYGCVEYFNLAAMSYDRYLAICCPLQYNTRMTPKTVAVLIALTWIFPFLGILVAISLSAPLQLCGNIINRVYCGNYAVVKLACSDTRLQNIYGLFYTFVSVIMPLFLIICTYIKILKVCFSGSKQNRQKAVSTCTPHLASLLNFSFGVCFQILQSRFDMSSVPDMLAILLSLYFLTCQPLFTPLLYGLKMSKIFNICKRLLCGDVSVTNRLFPSNNKE